cagcagccccgcgcGCGGCGCTGGGGCCGTGCCTGACTCGGAAGCGCTCCCGGAGGGCGGCGCTGGGTTAGCAGCAGCTCTTCCGGAGCGGCCTCGCTCTTCCCCCTCCGGGCCCGTTCGCCACGACGCCTCCGGCTCCGTgccccggctccggctccggctccggctccggctccgtgCCCGCCCGGCTCCGTGCCCGCCCGCTCCGTGCCCGTCGCCATGCCGCCGCGGGGCTGCGCGGCCGCGgggccgctgctgctgctggtgctgctggtgctgcgggCCTGCGCCGCAAGGGCCTCGGAGATCACCTTCGAGCTGCCCGACAACGCCAAGCAGTGCTTCTACGAGGAGATCGCGCAGGGCACCAAGTGCACGCTGGAGTTCCAGGTAGCGGGGTGAGGGGTCAGGgtgagggggaggggaggggagggggtcccgcagggctgctggctgcgGGAGCCTCAGGGCTGGGCGCTGCCAGGAGCGGGGCTGTGTGAGCCTGCCCTCCGTGTGCCACATCTCCCCTAAATGTTTCGGTGTCCTCTGGCACGGGAAGAGCAGAGAGGTGGCTGGGGCTCGGGGGGGGCATCCGCAGAGGGCCTTAAAGCTCTCCCAGGGGTTCACCGTGAATGTGTGAACTGTCCCCTCGCAGGGTGTGTGGGAGGACTGGGAGCGAGCTGCTCGCACTGATACTTGATAAACAACATGCCCCTGCCGAATGTGAAAGTGTGCTTTGAAGATGAGCCATCATTTtactgcagaaattattttttttttcattctaagcAGATAGTCATTTCCGTATGAAAATCCCCAGTAGGTGCAGGCATCCGCAGGGAGACATCCAAAGCTTTCTCTATTTTGTCATCACAtttgtggaaaagcaaaacttgCCAGctgaaattttttttaaagctttgtcTGCGGATCGGCTAATTTTTGGTTCTCTTGTTATTTCAGCTTTACCACTAACACTGTGGTTTTAATAACTTGATGCATAGAAAAACTGATGTGGATATAAACAATAGTATCTGCAGTGCACATATCTGAAGCGCAGATGCTCAAATGGTTACATAATAGATGCTAAAGTAtatcaatgaaaataaaatttctcttttttttttttttttaaggtttctgTACAAGCACAAAAGGGACATACATACCTTAAGATACAAGTCTTGTAGTCTTTCAGCATGCTTTATCTTAAAAGGAAAAGGTTTGGAGCTTAAAACTACAAGTCTGAGCAtcctgagaaaaataaattataagcaCCTAACTTAGCAATAGGTCTTATCATAGAGGTAGCATATATCTTGTCAGAagaaaagtggggaaaaaagtgagTCAGGCATGAAGTTCAGAGATGCTCGTAGGCGTCATCTGAATATTGTGATGTTggaaagtgctgctgctgactgcaCGAGACTGATGCAGCAGATCCCTCTATGGCATTGCTTTGTTGACAAGCTCACAAGCTCATAGAAAGACTAGCCAGGCTGTAATACCTGTTTTACTGGTCATATGTCATTCCTACCCTGTAAAGCAGCTTGACCTCATAGGGTAGTTATGCTCTTTTGGCCGTACAGAAAGGAGCTGCCTTATCTCATTTTAACAATCTCAACTTGCAGAATTGATTCTTCAGAGGGCTTGTGTGTACATATTAAATGGCTGTTTTGTTGCAGTACCGTCTTTGCTGCTCTGACAAGTTTTATCTCCTGTAGCCTTTGCTCTAGTACAATTAGCTGTAACAAAGTAACTCAAATTTCTGTCATAACACTGCTTGAAAATGTAGTTGGTGTCATATATCCAgaactggaaatattttgaattttccaTGTGCCCTCTATAAGAGAATGATTTTTGTGAACTGGCTTTGAATGATTTTCAAATTAAtgcattatattttaaaagatacttctcaaagcaaaaaaaaattacagtaagtGTCTGTTTTGTTAAAAGGacaatttcttgttttttgttttgaggtGATCACTGGAGGCCACTACGATGTTGACTGCCGGTTGGAAGATCCTGATGGCATTGTGTTATACAAAGAGATGAAGAAGCAATATGACAGCTTCACGTTTACTGCATCCAGAAATGGAACGTACAAATTCTGCTTCAGCAATGAATTCTCTACTTTCACACACAAAACTGTGTACTTTGATTTCCAGGTTGGAGAAGATCCACCACTGTTTCCTAGCGAGAACAGAGTGACTGCACTTACCCAGGTAAAATGCTGTTGTGTTTGACGGCAACTGTTAGCTTGAAAGAatgattttgttgtgtttttttgtttttttttttcagctgcattAAATGTCTACATAACTTTTGAACATCACTGGAAtggagatgttaaaaaaaaaatgagttattaaaaacaatcttttttcaGGAGATATATTTTATTCAACATAAATAAGagttgaaaatgaaatatgaaattccAAGTGCTTAAGAGAAAATTAGAGTAACATAAGCTTTAGgccattatcttttttttttttttttttaagggaatttACGTTGAATATCATCGTTCTGTGTCCTATGAAGTATGCATTTCACAAACTAGAATATCAGGGGATTAGGGTTTTCAAAACTTCCAATTTTGGGGGGAAGCTTTGAGAATTATTTTCATACTTAAACTGATAGTCTTTCATGGAAGAAAGACTTAAGCTGGTCTGTCgcataattcttatttttaaaaatacagaagaaaactcCATCACcatcaacaaataaataaaagccatgTTTAGCTGGCTGATAGATATTTGTAATTTATGTAACATTCAGAAGTGTCAAAgtacaatttttaaattaaaaaaaaaagaagtataatTATTACTTGAGATTTATGGGATTTACTTTCCAAATACTcccttttttttcagcattttgcagTTTTACACCACCTCTTCCTAAGCAAAACCCACCCAGACTTTCCTTGGATCTCTTGCTCCATGAATTCTCACTAATGTTCTTGCACTATATCCATCACCAAACTTTTTAAACAGCCATTAAAGAATGCTGGCTGTGGTCACTATTTTCCTAGTCTGGACTCAAAGGTATAAATACCACTTGCCAAATGCCAATCTTACTTAATTTACCTTGCATTAAGTCTGCAGTTGCTAAGATTCGTAGTGAGTACATGACTTCCTGTGAGTTGAAGTAGAGCTCTTACCTTCCTGTCATTCTTCTGCTCtgccttattttattttctgattcttGATGCTGTATTTGATCACATTCTTTCCATTAGTCTTCATTGCATTCATTCGATGCGTccaattttccttttgctgcctTGGTGTCAGTCAGCAAGGGAAGCATCAACAAGGCAAGAAGTGGTTGCTGAATGCAACctctctgcagcccctgcttACACTGTGGGagaagatataaaataaaatagttatcATTGTGTTGTAGCATACACAATGCaagtaatcatagaatcatagaatatcctgagttggaagggacccttaaggatcatcaagtccaactcttgacaccgcacaggtctacccaaaagttcagaccatgtgactaagtgcacagtccaatctcttcttaaattcagacaggctcggtgcagtgaccacttccctggggagcccgttccagtgtgcaaccaccctctctgtgaagaaccccctccttatgtcaagtaATGTATTCAGAGAAGGGAAAGCTAACTTTCAGTGTACCTTTAGTAAGAAGGCTCTTGGTGCAGTTTTCTTGAGGCTTGTAGCATGACCAAATTTGGGCAGCCTTTCACAGGGACAATAGAGGCAAATGCCTGAAATCAGAGGAGCTTGGTGTTTGAATTTAAGATCCCTTATTCAGATCTGGAGTGTTCTACAACTTATCAGTGAGATCAGTGGCAGACCTTAATTTGGGAAACCTCTTTCTGAATTTTGTTGAGAAGAATATCTTAGACTTGTTCAGACACTCATCTTGAAACATAATCTACTTGAAAAGATGCAAGTAACAGCTGTAAGTGACTGCAAGTTACTACAGATGTAAATAACTGCAAGTGGCCTTACTTGGGTGTTAAATGGTTCCTTTCAATATAGGTTGTGCTGTTTGATCTTcaggaaatactgtttttaagaCATAAAAACAGACTAACTGATCAGAACCtaaatattttgaagatccaTTGATTAATTTCTTGATGATCTAAGCACAGTGAGGAGTACTGACTTACAGAAGATAAGTTGAAATGGAAGACGTTTATGTGAAAAATGATCTAGGGCGTGGAAAACTGGCAACAGTTGGGCAactctttctgaagaaattgCTACTATGTTATGGACAATTCAGCAACACTAAAATATGACAGAATTGTGTCCTTTCTCTGATTACTTTTTGCATACATGAGTACCAGAAGGAACTCTTGCCAAGAGAACATACTGAGTTTGGTAATGTAGATTGTGAGATGTTGTAGAACTTAAGTGAGAACTGTACAGTGACGAACATCTTGGGAAACACAGTATGTATTAAATACTGATGTTTCTTAATGATAAAAGAAATTGAGGCTACAATAGTTCTTCTAATGTTCACTTTTAAACTCACATGAATTGAATATTTGTTTCGTGGGTCTAAGAATGCATTGTTTTTGTTAGATCTAGTTTTACATGCTTCTGTATTTAAGAGTCTGTTACATTCCTGTTTGTAGAAATGGATCAATGTAAATTTAAATGTTACTGTTTTTATGGTATTTCAGCCTAACAATGAAGTGAGCCAATCATTCGTCTGTAAGGTTGCACAAATCCTAATTTTAAGTACTaaagcacaaaacagaaaaaaatattagaaacgTTCTTAATtcagaaatatgtatttgtttgcttttctagaTGGAGTCTGCCTGTGTTTCGATTCATGAAGCTTTGAAGTCTGTCATTGATTATCAGACGCACTTTCGATTGAGAGAAGCTCAAGGccgcagcagagcagaggatttAAATACAAGAGTAGCCTACTGGTCAATAGGGGAAGCAATCATTCTTCTTGTTGTTAGTATTGGGCAGGTATTTCTCCTCAAAAGCTTCTTCTCAGACAAAAGAACCACAACAACCCGTGTTGGATCATAACTGGCAGTGATAATGCTTCAGGTCATTGTGTGCTATTCATCTGTAGAGTTACTGTTCTCCAATTAATTGTTAGGTACAAATGATCTAAGTATGTGTAACATTCAAATCTGTCTACCACTCATCCATTTAAATCACAAAAGATCCAAAAAGTTATGGAAGGGACACatgatttgaaattaaaaaaaaaaataaaaaaaaaaaaggaaaacactttgGAACTTAAATACTTTCTGATTTCTGTATTAAACATCTTGCATTGACTAGCCTCTTCTATAGATATTAATTCACACTGAGtttgatgttcttttttttctaccagTAAGATTACCTACTTGCGATATAAGAGTTTAAAAGAACCAAACAATCAAGTGTCAGATGTGCAAAAGCAATGCATATGAAAATGTGATTTGACTATAATTTCCAGGCTGAATGTATTTGCTTATAAacaagcaaatgtgatgaactGTAGTGTGCTGTTTTgatttgctgtttaaaaaaaaatatcatttccttatttgtAAATCGGTTGCAAGCTTGACAGTTTATCCTGGCTCATTTTCCATCAGCCTGGGAAGTCTCCTCCTTCAAAACTTGCTAAATTTTATAGTTGAATGCATTTGCTTAAGCACACATTCTTCTATAGTGAAATAAAATGAGCTTCTTATACAATGTTTGTTTTACTGAACAGATTATAAACTGAGACAACtcaggaaatacattttctgtcttcaaaaaTCCAAATCTCCAAGTTTATGTTAAAAACATGCAATAAAATAGGGAGTCCTCTAACTTTGTCAGTAAAGCCGTACAGTCTCTGTACTTATTTatgttgctgctgctttttggatTTAAGACCAGAGGTAGCTTGTTTTTTTAGGCAGCGCAGTACCAGCACTGGACAAGGTTATATTACATTTGAGGCACATACAAGGCTTTTTACTAAATTGATTTCCTGTTAAGAGGCCAATTTTAATATTGATACTGCATTGCACGTGTGCTGtaaattttatttccctgtgtGTGGTGCACTAATACATTATGGCCTTGTGCATCTAATTGCCACTCTTTTTTGCTAGTGGTGaggaaattaattaaatatttgaggTTATCTTTTTGGTAGTTAATAGTTAAATTGTTTCCACTGCTCATGTATTTAGCAGCTTATGTACTGTAATGTCTTGTTTTATTTGGATGTGGAAGATAgtaaatgtatgtatgtacaaGTAGCTTAAATTGAGCTGGTCAACTCCTTCAGGTGGCTCTGGAGGAATAAGTAAACTGACCAATTCTTAAGTgcacaaattaaacaaaagtaaaaaaaaaaaaaaataaaaattgtcatCGTATTACTGACTAATTCAAAATATGCTTAAGCAAGCAGAGCAAGAACTCTAAATCCTCATTAGTAGCCTGTGTTATCTCTAGCAAAAAGTTGAAGTCACATGTACGGCTGACCACTGAGTATTCTGAAGAACTGATGAAAGATGACTTcattataaaatgttttgatgtttgcaaaaaaaatgagcaagcaTGCTCCTAGTCTCTATTCTGAAATAAACTTCTTCAgaaagtgaattaaaaaatgaacagtggctcaaaaacaagtaaaaagcTCACAGAGGTATTAAAAAGCTTAATGTAAAATTCAGGATTGTGTGTAATGTCTTTCTATCTTGTACCAAACTTTAAACACTGCATTCCCATTTTGTGATGCACGCTTCCCAGAAACAGTTAGATTCACAAAggtcagaaagcaaaaagctaGTTCTTTCTTCTTACAAAACAAGTCTCTGCCTGAAATAGGTACAATATTGTTGATTATACCTATATGCttcatttttgtgtttcagCAGCTGATACTTAGTTTCTGTACTGCTTTGCACACAATAATGAAGTAAGTTGTGCACTTTGGGTGCAAGTGTCAGAAGAAAACAcgattttaattttgaaagtaCCCACTCTActcttctgaattttaaatgtcACTTGTTTAGCTTTAATCAGAACAAGTGCGTTTGCTTTAAAGATTgaaacgtgttttttttttccaactgagTTGTTCTGTGTGCTCTCAAAATTGGTAACAATGGGATAAAGCAGATACTGGATGGCCATCGTGTACATGTCTCTATTCTTTCATACCGTTGGAATGTGTGACATGGGACTGTTTGGCTCAGAATTATTCCCACTGCAGAGGCTTAGTGAACTTGACTTTTGCATTGAAGTTAGGTATACAAACCAATCCTCTGATATCTTGCTGCATAATATGCAGCAATAGCTTaaaaatgcctttatttttgtgttattaAAAACATGGCACAAGTACACGTTTAAACATAGCTGTAcatagtttttaaaatgtgactGAATAGGATATAATAAACACGCTAACATGCAGTGGGTGAATAAATGCTTTGTGACTTTTTGTTAAAGCTATGTCTTTTTATATATGGAAAGCATAGTTTGATTAATGGTGTGATACTCAAGTAAATCACCATGCATTAAAGGGGATACAACTGTGTTTT
This region of Anas platyrhynchos isolate ZD024472 breed Pekin duck chromosome Z, IASCAAS_PekinDuck_T2T, whole genome shotgun sequence genomic DNA includes:
- the TMED7 gene encoding transmembrane emp24 domain-containing protein 7 encodes the protein MPPRGCAAAGPLLLLVLLVLRACAARASEITFELPDNAKQCFYEEIAQGTKCTLEFQVITGGHYDVDCRLEDPDGIVLYKEMKKQYDSFTFTASRNGTYKFCFSNEFSTFTHKTVYFDFQVGEDPPLFPSENRVTALTQMESACVSIHEALKSVIDYQTHFRLREAQGRSRAEDLNTRVAYWSIGEAIILLVVSIGQVFLLKSFFSDKRTTTTRVGS